The sequence below is a genomic window from Humulus lupulus chromosome 3, drHumLupu1.1, whole genome shotgun sequence.
AGCCAGCCAAAAGCACAAAAGACGAGGGAAAGACATCAGCATACCTTAGGAAATATCCGTGCTCAGCTGCAATTCCTAGTCTATCACACGGGGCAAACCACTCACTTAAAGAATCTCTTCCCCTCCCACTAACAATATACACCGTGTTCTTAGGATCATTGCAGAGAGTATTTATAATGGAGATTACTTCCGGGCTTGGAGATTTCATTATAGAAGCCTGGGAAACAACAGTCCCATCATAGTCCAGAAATATAGCCCTTCTAGTTGTTCTTTTATATGCTGAGACAATATGCTCAATTGCCAACTTCTTGAAGTTGGGAGAAAGAGAGACAACTCTAAAACCCAAGCCCAAACCAATCCCCCAGCAACGTTTATTGTAATGATCCTGACATGCTCTTTCCAAATCCTGCATAAAACTACGTGCCCAATAGGCAACATCATGAGAACTAACATAACGGTAATGTTTCTCATGTCGCAATTTTTTCTCAGACATACGCATGGTGAGTGCTAAATTCAATGCATCAGCAACAGCATCAATGTCCCAAGGATTAACTCTGATTGCTCCACTTAGAGAAGGTGAGCAACCAATAAATTCAGACACAACAAGCATGCTTGTGCGAGGAGTGTCTGCTTCTATTCCTAAAGCTTTATCCATACATGGAGTTCCCTGCCTGCAAACAATATATTTGTAAGGAACTAAGTTCATTCCATCCCTCACAGCATTCACTATGCAACATTCTGCTACAGCATAATAAGCTGTCTTCTCCCAACGTGGAACAGGACGATCAATTAAAATCACTGGCTTGTAGTCAGATGAACCATAAACCTCATTAATCCTTTCAGCTGTCAAATATGTCTCACTTTTAGCTTCTTGGACATCCTTCCCCAAGCCCCTTGCAGGGTTCACAATCTGAACCAAGACTACATTTCCCTGCAGTGCAGGGTTTTGCTGCAAAAGCTGTTCAATTGCTAGAAGTTTGAGACTGATACCTTTAAATATATCCATGTCATCAACTccaagaattaacttcttgccgCTAAACCGTTCTTGAATCTCCTCTATTTTTGCAGCTGTAGCAGAGGAATTCAAAAAGGATTCAAGCCGACCCATATGAACACCTACAGGAAGAATTTTAATATACACAGTACGGCCAAAATAATCAAGTCCAATATGTCCTCGCTTTGATTCATAGTCCAGACCCAGCATTCTACTGCAACATGAGAGAAAGTGACGAGCATAATCAAAAGTATGAAAACCAATTAAATCACAATTCAGCAAGCCCCTTAGAATTTCGTCACGAACAGGCAAAGTCCTATAGATTTCAGAAGAAGGGAATGGGCTATGAAGGAAGAATCCTAGCTTTACTCGATAGAATCTCTTCCTCAAAAATGTAGGAAGAatcattaaatgataatcatGAACCCAGACAAAATCATCGTCAGGATTGATGACTTCCATTACTTTATCGGCAAATATTCTATTTGCAGCTACATAGGCCTGCCACAGTGAGCGGTCAAATCGATCACCATGATCTGGACAAATGGGTAACATGTAATGAAATAGAGGCCACAGCTGCTGTTTGCAAAAACCCAGGTAGAACTTTTTATGGACATCATGAGGTAGAAATGTAGGTACACAGTTGAAATCCTCCAGCAATGTCTGTGCAACTTCATCCTGTTCATTGACATCTATTTCAGCTTTGAGTGAACCAACATAAATGACCTCAGTTTCTGAAGAGAACCCATCCTTCAGTTGTAACAGAAGGGAATCCTCGTCAAAATTGAAGCACCATTTGCCAGTTTCTAAGTCCTTTTTTGCATGCAAAGGTAACATATTTGCCACTATAATTTTCCGATCACGACAAACAGATGAAGCAGCATCAGAATCCGCATCATTACTGCTATCCAAGTCAGAGATAATGCCAGCAACTGTCATCACACGAGGAAGGGGCCGAGGACTAGGAGTAGAAGGAAAATCTAGTAGGCCGCCATTGGCCAAACCTAAAAGGTTTGTGCAGGACCTTGATGTCATTATGagtagaaaaataatatatttccTACTAAGACATAAAGAGAGTAGAACTTGCCGCTAAACAACCTGCAGAAAAATGTAACACAACGCAAACATCAATAAAATGTCACAACAGTGTGTGTGTTATGATAAGTTGCGTAATCACGCACATAGTCAGCATTAGAAACCAAAAAACACCCCTCGCTACAGTGAGGAAGAACAACAGATTATCAGCAGAACCATTACGTAACACTATTCAAGTAAAACCTAATTAAGTCTATCTATAAACACTCACGAGGAACATAATGTTAAAAATGAGATATTGTTCTCAAACTATACTATGACATTCCAGTAAGTTAGGCACCTTCACAACCCCAgagaaaaaataaatagaaacGCGTTTCACTTAACAAAATTCTTCTCCTAATCACTGTACTCACCAGTAATCTACCCATTAAAAGTTaaaacatgtatatatataaatcattataTCCTGTATACAGGGTATTCTTCCCTTTTCTGATTGCGTGGCTCTAAAACGGTATAATTGTCCTTTTCTTGTATCAACTATTTTCCTTTTTAAGAATTCTATCAACCTAGAAGAAAGGGTATTACACACGATAAGTTCTAGCAATTGTAGTATCTTTACCCCTCAAGTTATCTTATCTTATCCTATCTGTCTTATATACAAGTAACTAAAAAAAGCAAAATGATTTCTCCATCAACAGAACCAAAAGCATTTTCATAGTTTATCTaagcaagttttttttttaaaaaaataataaaataaatacaaatttatttAACAATCCAAATTGAAgatcttaaccaaaaaaaaaaaagttacgaTCTCGTACAGCGATATAATTAAGATCAACGAAAGGGTCAAATTTGTACGACATAACTCAATAGAAGATccaaaaataagtaaaaaaaacaaaaaaaaatcaactcataaaaaaaaaaatttgatttagAAAAAAACCTAATCTCAGATATTATATTTCAAATCCCTTCGGCTTCAATTCACAGAAACTCGCCTAAACTAAACCAAGCAAACGAATCAACCCAAGTCAAAAATTCAGAAAGGAAAAACACCAACAGAGATCAAATCTCCCATTTCGTTTCTATTTACTTTAATACCCCTAAAACTTTCTCGGCCACCAAACCGAATACAGACAAATTTGATAAAAACTCCTCCCAAGTTTACAGCAGATCAGAGAAAAATAAAACCATTTCCAACTTTCAAATCAACACCAGAACAAGCCAAGAGTGTTACCTTCCCGGCGAGCTTCCGGTGATCGGAGATGGCTGTTGTAATATGCCGGCGCGTGACCCAAATcctagagagagatagagaggaagagagagaatgGAGGCTGCGCTGGATGTTTCAACAAAGAATGAGAAAGTTTCTTAAGAGAGAGtatagatattatatatatatatatgtgcgtgTATACATGTATGCATAAATCACAGACATGGGATAGGATCCATAAAAAAGCTTTACCgcggtttatttttttttttattcttattttttttatagttcCATTTAAATCGAGCTGGGTTTTTTTCGGATTGCGTTTCGAATTTTCAATTCTAAGCGAAATTACTAAACTACCCTTTTGATGTTTTATATTTCATTTTctcaatttttaaataaataaattgaaaaggtacgaaattattattataaaagtaaatgaataataataataataattctactttaacaaatatattttacgATTTGATAAATAATGTTCACCTATACGAACTTGGGCACGTTTGTTTTGcttgattaaaaaaataaattaattaaaatagtagTGGTAGATgaaatgttatgttatgtttggTTGGAcccaaaccttatgataaaatatTAAGGAGATGTAGtggtatatttttttattagtggTAAAAGGTACGAATTCAATTGAAAAATTCACACTATTTATTTTGATGCATAATATTATTGTGtacttaattaaatattaaatccAATCCAATAAGTGATTAGTGAAAGTTTGGCTAACCTAACTAAAACACCAAACTATTAATTAGTGGGTGATCAGACACATACAAActcttaattattttaatataatttcaacCAATAGTCTAGGTTTAACCTTGttcatatatttaattaaaaaaaattagacaaaGTCATAGTCAATTGAGAATAAGTAGGGAGTCGGCTTTCTAGgactatttattaatttattttacttGCTAATTAGCATAGTGAATGATTATCAtggataattaattaaataattagtgaTATTTGTGGTGGCTATCTGTACACCAAGAAGCTAACACTAATTGAAATAACTATAGAATAATGCTTATCGATCAGCTTTCAACCCTAGTACAAGATATTCTATTGAGATTTTTCACCAATATTAAATTGTGTGTAAAGtttcatcatttatttattctataTTAAAGTATAAAGGATTCCAATTACCAAAATTTAGGCTCCAAAATTACTGGTTAATGTAGTTATTAGTTCATCTGTTGGTTCTGAATCTATAATGATCTAAGCAGCATTTCTACTTAAAACTAATTGATTCTCATACGTATTTTATACTTAcgtaattcattttattaaaatagaaatattaGGGGTGTTTATTGACTGATTTAGTCGGGTTACAATATATTTTAATCAATCCAATGTAAAAATTGAGTTGCAAAAATTTAGCTCTAATTCgtccaataaaaaaaaaaagtttaacctGTCTAATGTTATAGGCGGTTTAGTCGTGTTAACATACCCAAACtaattttaagtttattttttaaatattgaaATAATTAGACTTAACTAACTAAAAGTATATTATACATCttctaaatttatatatattattctaaattgaaaattgaaaatattattttaaatttattgttaaaatatatataattttttcagTTTGAATTAAGTAGTTTATTCAGGTTATGCGGTGTACAAATTTTTTTTGCACAATCCTAAGAAATAtcgttaaaaatataatattttatttacaactcgaatataacaacatattcgAAAAGGCAAATTTGTTTTGGCCAATAAATTATTTCtctaatatttttctaaattgATTGGTAAGTTTTGATTATAGATTTTCATGTAAAATGATTATCAAGATATAGCAATAGGGACAGTAcaacatttaaatttaatttacttaCAACCGACCAATAATCATAGAATATGATACTTGTGTCTCATAACttctatataaaaataaatatgaaactCAAGGCTGTAAGAAAACTAAGTTGACTAAATAATGTTTATATTTTATGTGTGACAAAAATCTATACAacaaaaccaaaaataaaaaagtcATATCTGACATTTGGGGCAggttaatttgtaaaaatattaAAGGGGAAAaaagtataattaattaaagttttagatttatttttgtaaaatcatATCAATAATAATATAAGCAAAAAGAATCGATTCTTTTGAAATAAGTCACGTGGGCAAATAGGATCGATGGCCAGAACAAAAGGGAATATGCATTAATCACTATTTTTGATAccctttttcttttattaaaaaaatagtaaatgGATGAGAAGGTGAGGGGTAAAAAAGGGAATTCGTAgatgaaaaaaattaaataactacaaCTTAGAAGTGGATGAAATGAGCTGTGTGCTAATAAATGACAGCTGGGGATTGGTAAAGGGGTGAAGTACGCGTTTATTTTCCCCAGAcgaaaatttaaattaaatatttaaaataaaaactgtGGAAGggcattataaaaaaaaaaaattaaataaaaaatctgCTTTTGCCTAAGTTTTTAAAAGCCAAAATTCTTAAGTGTAGATAAGAGAGAGAAGCTGCATGACTCGGTGAGCGTGACCCAGACAGCACGCCGCTGTCCGACCACACCACCTCTGATGAGCTGGCTTTTGGATAAGCATTACATGCCTTTTCCCTCTTTGCCCTTCCCTTTCTACTATTTTACACCTTTATCCCCCACCCCAACCCACCCCACCGCACCCCAATCCAATCTTCTctgaagaaataaataaaaataagggattatacttttttagactgtgtgttttttcttattatttgtttggatcttgtattttgataaattattttttggaccttatgttttgtaaaatggttaaaatagaaccctaaactcaattttgatgaagaaaaaattgaatataacaacacagtttttaagtagaatgattttatttttgttatgaattattagtttggtaaattatttgtgattttagttgagaaaatattgaccaTAATCaggtttatggttctattttaaccattttacaaatacatagggtccaaaaaataatttgtcaaaacacaaggttaaaaaatatataaaccctacAAATAATAGACCAATAtctatataaattaattaatttttagtacaaagtggaatttttttaaattatctaAATTTATCATTtgttataaacatatatatatatttgttgactAGTCTAGTAcgaatttatttttatatattatcaaACAATATAGCAATAGGGGAAGACTGtactaaattatttttataataaattataacTCTTATTTTTTATACAAAGGTACTATAATTATAATTACAGGAGAAGTAGACAAAATCAGGATTTAAATACTTATTACACATGTATCTATTTTTGTTTATGTACGCATGTATAAAAAATTGTTTGAATTATGATTTCaacacatttaattattttgaattttatgaaaaattgtgAAAGATTTCCCGTAATTATAATATACATCGTATACAAAATTAGAGTTGTAAATTATTAATGtgctaaaaatagaaaaaaaattacaaataagtcATTTTAGGAGACCTACTGCAGTCTTTTCCTATGTTTTACATTTCTTAGTATACTTTCCTATAAATCTTTCTTATAAATCTTTAATTATttccatattttattattatttataaatagattCATATGCAGCGGTGGAgctaggggtgagcatcggtcggtttgggcggttttttcacaacaaaaaaattcagaattcggttttcggttcggattggtgcaatccaaaaaccgaccgaaccaaaccagtttaaaaaaaaaatcaaccgttttggaccgcggtttggtcggttaaaccgaccaaaccgaattgattatttattttttatttattttttgaaagttttagttaaaaaattaaaatttttggattgttataattcatttttgtatgtttttaaaacataaatatatagaacataattacatttacaagtgccttaagtttttttttttattaaaaattttaataattaataattatataatattatattattattttattgtgttcggtcagtttcggttttattggtcggttcacccaaaatttccaaaccgaccgaacagtagcggttttttcggttttcagTTTAAACAGTTTTGGTTTTTTTGGTGTTCGGTAGATCGGTGTACACGGTTTTTTtggtttttcggattttatgctcagccctaggtGGAGCTAAGGTCTTTTTCTAGGCGGAAAATGATGTTTTTAAAGTTTAAAGGGCGtaatattacaatttttttaaaaaaaaatatacacttAAATAATATGAAAAGTATTAAAGAAAATACAAATTGAGGGGACTTTTATTTGCAAGCCATAATGTGGTTCCAATTATTGATTGTTTTATCTACGAATAATTTTGAACTTAAAATAAATTTAaccataattaatttagaaaatgAAAGGTGGGAAAAAAGTGCTAACATTACATAataaaattatttgaataaattatgttaaaaataaaaacattacaaacactaatatatcaaaaaaaaattaatcactaTATTAAACATAACTTACCTTTTTTTTTGgtcatataaataataataaaaaatgagcgaaataaatatttttaatatgaaTGGCAGTAATGGTAATTATTGTAAAAAAAAGAGTCCCATTACTGAAAGAGGCTGTTAAAAGTGGATAAAGTTGACGAAACACGTTTCacattataatttatttataaaattaaataataaaaaattgtgcGGAGAGTGTTGGGGAGAGGGAGGCTGCTCAGTTTCCTCTCCAACCATTTTCCTCGTCCCACCACCAACTCCTCCATTTTCTTCACAGTACGGACACGCTGACACGTGTCACACTCAGGCCTCTTCCTCACCATCGACCTACTTAGCCGGGCCCCACTCAGCCTTCTTCACCTGCAACAAAAAGTGGTCCACGTCATGACCGTCGTAACCATGGGACCTACTTAGGCGCCATCCCTTGACCATGGCCTCCTCACGTGCTTTCCATGTGAGAACAGATAATCTATATTATATTTTCCttcaataaaaatattatagtaaTAACTCATTTTTATCTGGCATTGTAACATGTTGAGAGGCATACCgacaaatatataatttttatttatttgtttatttgttcAATATTATTGTCAAACTTCTTAAGTTCGCtgtattttgtaaaaataaaaaaattctttataTTCTTAGGAATTTAAAATAAGTCCAGCTTCTTAATTTGTGAataattttaaatgtaatttttttatgatagtatatattgtatttatttagattattttgtaaatttttaaaaaatttaaaataatttagagtgtcgaaaactaagttcaaatatgttattttttacaaacataaaaaaattaatcacgcgtgtaacaatttatttttaaattaattttcaatactataaattatttagaattttctgaaaatttatataatactataaataattacaatatatacGATTATAACACTGAAAACTATTTAcacattaaaaatataaaaaaaactcCACCGATGAAATCTTTTTTTAAGCTTGTACGATTGAATTTTCCAATATTATATTACAGATAATAGATAATCATggtttattaaaatatttataaggaGCAATGTTGATAAGGCATATTCTCCTCGAATTTTTTGATACCGTTAACTTTATTGGCTTCATACCATGTTTTTGAATTGTTTGATAAATTTCATGCTATTAAACTAATAATTTATTTGAACTTATACGCAAACTTTTCTCCGCTTTTTTTCTAGTAATTACTAAATAATGTATCAtcacttttaattattttttatcatcTAAATTGTGTGCAATCAAAtcgaaatattatttataattttttaacatatctaatttacttttttttatatatatttttaaataaagtgTGGTCCTAAATCTATACATTTGGATCATAATTCTATAAACAACctgttaaaaataataataatctcatttattattgtaaaatttATCGATGCAAAAACCAATGTAATTATTTAGTCCTTACCTATCTATCTACCACTTTGAGCATTGTTCTCAAGTTGTGCCTCCTTATTTTTAATTTGTGTGAAATAATATCAAATAATAATTCACTTTTTTTCCCTAAAAAATAAtacacttttaaaaaaaaatatatttttgtctaTCATCTTAAATTGTGTGCAATAAAATCCcaatattatttataaattttgaagATTCgtaattttactttttttttttaaatattttcaaataaaatttatttccaaataaAAGTGTGGTTCTAAATCTATATATTTGGATCCTAATTCTATAAACAACGTGTTAAAAATAACAATTCGTAATTGTAGAACATATTGGTGCAAAAACTAATATTAACTCAGAATTATTAGTCCATGCCTAGTTGCCTATCTTATCTATGAGCATTGTTCTCAAATTCTGCCACCATGTATTTAATTTGTGTGaacaattttaattttactttttaactttttttaatcttttcaaatgatatttattttgaaatagaAAGTGTGGTCCTAAATCTATACATTTAGGAGGATGTGATCCTAATTATATAGATAACGTATGAGAATTAATaacttcatttattatttaaaatagtatTGATGCAAAAACTAAGGTACCTCTTAATTATTAATTTGTATTCCTTATCGATATGTCATCTatgaacattttaaaaaaatattagataCAAATAAATTATAatcacgtttgtttagttttatttatagaatttaataattatatttattaaatttgtatcgttgtcatataaattttaaataaataaataatattatatataaaagaatgatgtaaacatattaaatgaaaaattaaatcaaaatattatttataatttttttaaatatatataatatgataactattttaaacataaataataattttttaataaaaattaaaattaggtattatatattattataataataatactttgtaatatttaaatttatattgatataagtattataTATCTACTCTTGTATgaaatgttattataataataataataatattttataatatttgaattcatattaatttaattagtaaaaaattataattatatattattatcataataatattttataacatttaaattatattaatataattattaaatatcctgtattatatattattataataatgatattttataacatttgaatttgaatttgaattaatatgattattataTAT
It includes:
- the LOC133822072 gene encoding probable alpha,alpha-trehalose-phosphate synthase [UDP-forming] 9, producing MTSRSCTNLLGLANGGLLDFPSTPSPRPLPRVMTVAGIISDLDSSNDADSDAASSVCRDRKIIVANMLPLHAKKDLETGKWCFNFDEDSLLLQLKDGFSSETEVIYVGSLKAEIDVNEQDEVAQTLLEDFNCVPTFLPHDVHKKFYLGFCKQQLWPLFHYMLPICPDHGDRFDRSLWQAYVAANRIFADKVMEVINPDDDFVWVHDYHLMILPTFLRKRFYRVKLGFFLHSPFPSSEIYRTLPVRDEILRGLLNCDLIGFHTFDYARHFLSCCSRMLGLDYESKRGHIGLDYFGRTVYIKILPVGVHMGRLESFLNSSATAAKIEEIQERFSGKKLILGVDDMDIFKGISLKLLAIEQLLQQNPALQGNVVLVQIVNPARGLGKDVQEAKSETYLTAERINEVYGSSDYKPVILIDRPVPRWEKTAYYAVAECCIVNAVRDGMNLVPYKYIVCRQGTPCMDKALGIEADTPRTSMLVVSEFIGCSPSLSGAIRVNPWDIDAVADALNLALTMRMSEKKLRHEKHYRYVSSHDVAYWARSFMQDLERACQDHYNKRCWGIGLGLGFRVVSLSPNFKKLAIEHIVSAYKRTTRRAIFLDYDGTVVSQASIMKSPSPEVISIINTLCNDPKNTVYIVSGRGRDSLSEWFAPCDRLGIAAEHGYFLRSSGTSEWETSPVVADLDWTEIVEPVMRLYTEATDGSTIEIKESALVWHHQDADPDFGSCQAKELLDHLENVLSNEPVVVKRGQHIVEVKPQGVSKGLVAEKVLLRMVEDGTAPDFVMCIGDDRSDEDMFESILSTVSSPSLPAPPEIFACTVGRKPSKAKYYLDDATDVVKLLQGLAIASVPKPRHVAQIQVSFESALC